In Myotis daubentonii chromosome 10, mMyoDau2.1, whole genome shotgun sequence, one genomic interval encodes:
- the TBRG4 gene encoding FAST kinase domain-containing protein 4: MAARLVKRCACLLREAAHLAPAGPPAGRLSLARVAPKPLTSSATSPSSHFPASSSQRLEKEQAIGPCPERQEVDELIRKATGPEELLELLGGGHGLQQDQAALVVIRLSRLLSEKPEDKALLVQDARFQQLLQLVNSQITTVWHGTLVKLLRSLYTLALPTTSKELLSVEQEVRWRLRRLKFKHLAFLAESSAAYMQERGSRELLAELLLNLERRWVEVEDGRTLVALLTKAGSLSEPLMNHLEDKCLDLVEQFGPEELQRVLVALAAQNRRSLPLLRAISYHLVQKPFPLSKGVLLDLAYAYGKLGFHQTQVFQRLAADLLPHVPGLTSGEVARCAKSFAFLKWLNLPLFEAFAQHVLSRAQTVTLSDLCNVLLAFARLNFRPEQEEAFFSLVHEKLGSQLADLDPALQVDVLWALCVLQQARASELQAVLRPELHTQFLGDRSPRGQSTFQKLLHINATARLEHPEYAGPLLPASALDPGPPAPERKVTPLQKELQETLKGLLGGADRGRFSVATQYGWVLDAEVLLDAEGQFLPLRDFVAPHLSPPSGGQLPPPTAKRLAFLRWEFSNFASRSKDLLGRFVLARRHVLAAGFLVVDVPYYEWLELRSEWQKAAYLKDKMRKSVAEELAK, from the exons ATGGCAGCTCGCCTGGTGAAGCGATGTGCCTGCCTCCTGAGAGAGGCCGCCCACCTAGCCCCTGCTGGGCCTCCGGCTGGCCGCctgagcctggccagggtggcccCTAAGCCTCTGACTTCCTCAGCTACCTCACCCAGTTCCCACTTCCCAGCTTCCTCGTCACAGCGCCTGGAGAAGGAGCAGGCGATCGGCCCCTGCCCGGAGCGCCAGGAGGTGGACGAGCTCATCAGGAAGGCCACGGGGCCGGAGGAGCTCCTGGAGCTGCTGGGTGGCGGCCACGGCCTGCAGCAGGACCAGGCGGCCCTCGTGGTCATCAGGCTCTCTCGCCTGCTGTCCGAGAAGCCAGAGGACAAAGCCTTGCTCGTGCAGGACGCCCGCTTTCAGCAGCTCCTCCAGCTTGTCAACAGTCAG ATCACCACCGTCTGGCACGGGACTCTCGTGAAGCTGCTCCGGAGCCTCTACACGCTGGCGCTCCCCACCACTTCCAAGGAGCTGCTGTCGGTGGAGCAGGAGGTGCGCTGGCGCTTGCGCAGGCTCAAGTTCAAGCACCTGGCCTTCCTAGCCGAGTCCAGCGCCGCCTACATGCAGGAGCGGGGCTCCCGGGAGCTGCTGGCCGAGCTGCTGCTGAACCTGGAGCGGCGCTGGGTGGAGGTTGAGGACGGCCGCACGCTGGTGGCCCTCCTGACAAAGGCGGGGTCCCTCTCGGAGCCGCTGATGAACCACCTGGAGGACAAG TGCCTGGACCTGGTGGAGCAGTTCGGCCCGGAAGAGCTGCAGAGGGTGCTGGTGGCGCTGGCGGCTCAGAACCGGCGGTCTCTGCCCTTGCTGCGGGCCATCTCCTACCACCTGGTCCAGAAGCCCTTCCCCCTGAGCAAAGGCGTCCTCCTGGACCTGGCCTATGCCTACG GCAAACTCGGCTTCCACCAGACCCAGGTGTTCCAGCGCCTGGCCGCCGACCTGCTGCCCCACGTGCCCGGCCTCACGTCCGGCGAGGTGGCCCGCTGCGCCAAGTCCTTCGCCTTCCTCAAGTGGCTCAACCTGCCCCTGTTCGAGGCCTTTGCCCAG CACGTCCTCAGCCGGGCCCAGACCGTCACCCTGTCCGACCTCTGCAACGTGCTGCTGGCCTTCGCCCGCCTGAACTTCCGTCCGGAGCAAGAGGAAGCGTTCTTCAGCCTG gtACATGAGAAGCTGGGGAGTCAGCTGGCCGACCTGGACCCGGCCCTGCAGGTGGACGTGCTGTGGGCCCTGTGCGTGCTGCAGCAGGCCCGGGCGTCGGAGCTGCAGGCCGTGCTGCGCCCCGAGCTGCACACCCAGTTCCTAG GTGACAGGTCCCCCAGGGGCCAGAGCACCTTCCAGAAGCTGCTGCACATCAACGCCACGGCCCGGCTGGAGCACCCCGAGTACGCGGgccccctgctgccggcctcGGCCTTGGACCCCGGGCCCCCGGCCCCTGAAAGGAAGGTGACGCCCCTGCAGAAGGAGCTGCAGGAGACCCTGAAGGGGCTGCTGGGGGGAGCTGACCGGGGCCGCTTCTCCGTGGCCACGCAGTACGGCTGGGTTCTCG acGCAGAGGTGCTGCTGGATGCCGAAGGCCAGTTCCTGCCCCTGAGGGACTTCGTGGCCCCTCATCTGTCCCCGCCCTCGGGTGGCCAGCTGCCGCCACCTACGGCCAAGAG gctggccttcCTGCGCTGGGAGTTCTCCAACTTCGCCAGCCGCAGCAAAGACCTGCTGGGCCGCTTTGTGCTCGCCCGACGCCACGTGTTGGCTGCCGGCTTCCTGGTGGTGGAC GTCCCCTACTATGAGTGGCTGGAGCTCCGGTCCGAGTGGCAGAAGGCCGCCTACCTCAAGGACAAGATGCGCAAGTCGGTGGCAGAGGAGTTGGCCAAGTGA